The DNA segment AAGAGCCCCGAGGGCTCCGTCGAGCACACCGGGGACAATCTCACCGGCGAGGGAGAGGGCGACGACGAGTCGGTTCTCGTCGATCTCTCGCAGGTTCCCGAGCAGGTCGACAAGATCGTTTTTCCGGTCTCGATCCATGAGGCCGATGCGCGCGGCCAGAGCTTCGGCCAGGTCAGCAATGCCTTTATCCGGATCGTCAATCAGGCAGACGGCAGCGAACTCGCCCGTTACGACCTCAGCGAGGACGCCTCCGCCGAAACCGCAATGATCTTCGGCGAGGTGTACCGCCACAACGGCGAATGGAAGTTCCGTGCGGTGGGGCAGGGGTACGCGTCGGGTCTGCGGGGCATCGCTCTAGACTTCGGGGTCAACGTTTCGTAAAGCGCCGCGCGCTGCGCGCGGGGGACCCCATACAGCGAGGGATTGGGTAGGCAGTGCTCCTGAAAACCTTTGGCTGGTCGTTCGCCATCACGGTGATAGGCCTCGCCTTGGCGGGCGTGCTCTGGGGGTGGCAGGGGCTGGCGATTGTCGGGATCCTGTCCATCCTGGAGATCTCGCTCTCGTTCGACAACGCCGTGATCAACGCGGGCATCCTGCGCAAGATGAACGCCTTCTGGCAGAAGATCTTCCTCACCGTCGGCATCCTCATCGCGGTGTTCGGCATGCGGCTGGTGTTCCCGGTCGTCATTGTCGCGATCACCGCGAAGCTGGGGCCGATCGAGGCGGTCAACCTCGCCATCAACGACAAGGCGCAATACCAGGAACTGGTCACCAGCGCGCACCCGGCCATCGCGGCCTTCGGCGGAATCTTCCTGCTGATGATCTTCCTCGACTTCATATTCGAGGAGCGCGACTACAAGTGGCTGTCCTGGATCGAGAAGCCCATGGCCAAGATGGGCAAGCTCGACATGCTGTCGGTCATCATCGGGCTGGTCGTCCTGCTGGTGACCGCGATGACGGTGGCCACCGACGCCGCGCACGGCGCCGGTGACAAGAGCGCCACGGTCCTGCTGGCCGGCGTCGCGGGCATGATCACGTATCTCGTCGTCGGCGGCGTCTCCGGCTACTTCGAGGACAAGCTGGAGGACGACGAGGACGACGAGGGCGAGGAGGCCGCCGCGGCCCCCGCGACGAAGGGCACCGGCGCGGCCGTGGGCCTGGCCGGCAAGGCCGCGTTCTTCATGTTCCTCTACCTGGAGGTCATCGACGCGTCGTTCTCCT comes from the Streptomyces angustmyceticus genome and includes:
- a CDS encoding DUF475 domain-containing protein, producing MLLKTFGWSFAITVIGLALAGVLWGWQGLAIVGILSILEISLSFDNAVINAGILRKMNAFWQKIFLTVGILIAVFGMRLVFPVVIVAITAKLGPIEAVNLAINDKAQYQELVTSAHPAIAAFGGIFLLMIFLDFIFEERDYKWLSWIEKPMAKMGKLDMLSVIIGLVVLLVTAMTVATDAAHGAGDKSATVLLAGVAGMITYLVVGGVSGYFEDKLEDDEDDEGEEAAAAPATKGTGAAVGLAGKAAFFMFLYLEVIDASFSFDGVIGAFAITNDIFMMALGLGIGAMYIRSLTVFLVRKGTLDDYVYLEHGAHYAIGALAVILLATIKYEIPEVVTGLVGIALIGLSFVSSVIRNRREGRPGDTSGTPSEVTSGV
- a CDS encoding TerD family protein, which produces MSVTLAKGGNVSLSKAAPDLTQIMVGLGWDARSTTGAPFDLDASALLCRSGRVLGDEYFVFYNNLKSPEGSVEHTGDNLTGEGEGDDESVLVDLSQVPEQVDKIVFPVSIHEADARGQSFGQVSNAFIRIVNQADGSELARYDLSEDASAETAMIFGEVYRHNGEWKFRAVGQGYASGLRGIALDFGVNVS